The nucleotide window CGATGCCCGCATCTCCGGCACTTGAAACGACCGTCGGACAGACTGTACGCCCAGACCCCACCACATTGAGGGCAACTTCTCATGGCCAGACTCCCATAGCACAGGTCCGGTCTGGCTAGGAATTACCAAAAACAAAAAGGCGGGAACCTCTACTTCGAGGCCACGGGCTTGGCGCCCCAGAGGGTCAGGATGCGGCGCTGGATCAGGGCCGCCCAGTCGGTCATGGCCTTTTCGGCCTGGCCGGTCTCGGAGAAGTTGGCGGAGTCGTACTTGTCGCCCTGGCGGTCGTCGGAGAACAGGCCCATGGTCTTGCCGGAGGCCGCGTCGCTGAAGCGGATGGCCACGGAACAGCCGCCCACGTTGGGGTCGCGGCCGATGGCCGCGCGTTCGCCCAGGGAGAGCAGGATGCCCACCGGCAGCACCGAGCTGATGCTGTTGCGCACCGGGTTGCTGGGCCGCACATTGGTGACGGCCGCGCTGATGCGCAGCACGCCGGGCCCGGGCTTGTCGGCCAGGGGGAACCGGATGTCCGTGAGGGCCTTGGCCAGGGCGTTCTGGAAGAACCCGGCCAGGGCCTTCAGCTCCTCGGGCTTGATGCCGCTCTCCGTGGCCATGTCGTCCAGGTTCCAGACCTGCACCGGGTCCACGATGATGGCCTTGTACTTCTTGGGATTGAAATCCGGGTTGCGCCAGGCGCGCATGGGCTCGTGGCCCTTCACCGGGGCCAGGAGCGATTCCTCCGCGCCCAGGAAACCGGCCTCGGCCGTGCGGGCCATGTCGTCGTCGTTGGAGGATTT belongs to Desulfovibrio aminophilus and includes:
- a CDS encoding transposase, whose product is MRSCPQCGGVWAYSLSDGRFKCRRCGHR
- a CDS encoding DUF3313 domain-containing protein: MRHLARLVFPILILCLLLNSCGGKSSNDDDMARTAEAGFLGAEESLLAPVKGHEPMRAWRNPDFNPKKYKAIIVDPVQVWNLDDMATESGIKPEELKALAGFFQNALAKALTDIRFPLADKPGPGVLRISAAVTNVRPSNPVRNSISSVLPVGILLSLGERAAIGRDPNVGGCSVAIRFSDAASGKTMGLFSDDRQGDKYDSANFSETGQAEKAMTDWAALIQRRILTLWGAKPVASK